DNA sequence from the bacterium genome:
CGAGCAGCGACGATATCATCGGCGCCGTCGCGGAATTTCCCCGCGGCGAGCGGAGCAAGATGGCTAAGCGAAAAGCAAGGAAGGCCCCGCCGAAAAGGATGGCCAAGACCAAAACCAAATCGAGGGCGAAGACCGCGACGAAGACCAAGGCCCAGAGTCGAACCCGGCTTCCGAAGGTCGCGGCGACCAAGCCTCGACGGCGCGCTACCGCCAGATCGATGGCGGCGGCCCAGCGCGAGATCTCGGTCTCCGAGTTCTTTACCAAGAACCGGCACTTGCTGGGGTTCGACAGCCCGACCAAGGCCCTCCTGACCACCATCAAGGAAGCCGTCGACAACTCGCTCGACGCCTGCGAGGAAGCCGGCATCCGGCCGACGCTGAAAATCTCGATCGAGGCCACCGGTGAGAACCGCTACCGGGTCGCGGTAACCGACAACGGCCCGGGAATACTCAAGAACCAGATCCCGCGCATCTTCGGGAAGCTCCTCTACGGATCCAAGTTCCACCGGTTGCGCCAGAGCCGCGGCCAGCAGGGCATCGGCATCAGCGCCGCCGGCATGTACGGTCAGCTCACGACGGGCAAGCCGATCGTGATCGAGAGCCGAACGTCCAAGCGCCGTCCCGCCCATCGCTATGAGCTCGTGATCGATACCAAGAAGAACCAGCCGGTGGTCCAGAAGGACTCGACCGTGCCCTGGGAAGACGCCCACGGCACCCGGGTCGAGATCGAGCTCGAAGGTGTCTACCGTGGCGGCAAGCACGGCGTCGAGAACTACCTGCGCCAGACCACGCTCGCTAACCCACACGTCGAGATCCGATTCTGGCCTCCGGGCGAGGACGAGGAAACGAGTGAGCCGATCGTCTTCAAGCGGGCCTCAATGGAGCTCCCGGTCGAGGCGCGCGAGATCAAGCCTCACCCGTACGGAGTCGAGCTCGGTCTGCTCTTGCGGATGCTCAAAGACACCCAGGCGACGACCTTGAAGCAGTTCTTCCAGACCGAGTTCAGCCGGGTCGGTCCAACCACTGCCAGACGCCTGGCCGAGGCGGCGGGCTTGCGCTCGCGGAGCTCCCCGAGGCGGGTTTCGCCCGAGCGCGTGGAGCTGCTGCTGGCGGCCATCGCCGAGGCCAGGATTCCGGCACCGCCGACCGATTGCCTGTCTCCGATCGGCGAGGAGCGCATCCTCTCCAGCTTGAAAGAGCAGGTCGAGGCCGAGTACTACGATGCCATCACCCGGTCACCGGCGGTCTACCGTGGGAATCCGTTTCAGGTCGAGGTGGGCCTGGCTCATGGCGGCGAGCTCGGCGCCGAGGACCTGGCCGCCGTCTTCCGCTACGCCAACCGGGTGCCGCTTCTCTATCAGGCCGGTGCCTGCGCCTTGACCAAGAGCGTGCTGGGTACGAACTGGAAGAGCTACGGCCTGCTTCAGGCCCGCGGAGCGCCGCCGACGGGGCCACTTCTGCTGATGGTCCACATCGCTTCGGTGTGGGTGCCGTTTACCTCCGAATCGAAGGAAGCGGTGGCGTCCTACGACGAGATCATCAAGGAAGTGAAGCTCGCTCTCCAGCATGTCGGGCGAAGGCTCGGCGTTCATCTCAAGCGCG
Encoded proteins:
- a CDS encoding DNA topoisomerase VI subunit B, with the protein product MAKTKTKSRAKTATKTKAQSRTRLPKVAATKPRRRATARSMAAAQREISVSEFFTKNRHLLGFDSPTKALLTTIKEAVDNSLDACEEAGIRPTLKISIEATGENRYRVAVTDNGPGILKNQIPRIFGKLLYGSKFHRLRQSRGQQGIGISAAGMYGQLTTGKPIVIESRTSKRRPAHRYELVIDTKKNQPVVQKDSTVPWEDAHGTRVEIELEGVYRGGKHGVENYLRQTTLANPHVEIRFWPPGEDEETSEPIVFKRASMELPVEAREIKPHPYGVELGLLLRMLKDTQATTLKQFFQTEFSRVGPTTARRLAEAAGLRSRSSPRRVSPERVELLLAAIAEARIPAPPTDCLSPIGEERILSSLKEQVEAEYYDAITRSPAVYRGNPFQVEVGLAHGGELGAEDLAAVFRYANRVPLLYQAGACALTKSVLGTNWKSYGLLQARGAPPTGPLLLMVHIASVWVPFTSESKEAVASYDEIIKEVKLALQHVGRRLGVHLKRAARARDAERKRQYIEKYIPHVGIALREILDLSERQEKKVVTTLTDTLRKSRKM